A stretch of alpha proteobacterium HIMB59 DNA encodes these proteins:
- a CDS encoding EamA-like family transporter (PFAM: EamA-like transporter family), translating into MSQIESKKHLIYILGTFAFFLFTIADTIIKLIGDFYKDTVIFSIASYSAIIPVCIYLLYRRSLNEIKTKNYKLHIIRGILMTLTYYFIVKGIILLPLSIAYPIILSAPVLLSVLGILVLKESLYLSKIISLVLAMTAVFLVSGFSLSEGFNAQGVLFLILGVVALACLDFSVRVYGKNERTVALTFYSMLFTGTIFFIFSINNFHNILLKDFLIMVSAGLLDGVAMMILIYSLRRIEASFFSITHYSQIIFGIVISIFIFNHYPSSIELLGAAMIIVSGYLIYAKLKKLN; encoded by the coding sequence ATGTCTCAAATAGAGAGTAAAAAACATTTAATTTATATTCTAGGTACTTTTGCTTTTTTTCTTTTCACAATTGCAGATACCATTATTAAATTAATTGGCGATTTTTATAAAGACACTGTTATCTTTTCAATTGCTAGTTATTCAGCAATTATTCCAGTTTGTATTTATCTTTTATATAGAAGAAGTTTAAATGAAATAAAAACCAAAAATTACAAGCTTCATATTATCCGAGGCATTTTAATGACACTTACTTATTATTTTATTGTCAAAGGTATTATTCTTTTACCTTTGTCAATTGCCTACCCAATTATTTTATCTGCACCTGTGTTATTATCAGTTTTGGGTATTTTAGTCTTAAAAGAGTCTTTGTATTTATCAAAGATAATTTCTTTAGTACTTGCTATGACTGCAGTTTTTTTAGTTTCTGGATTCAGTTTATCAGAAGGTTTTAATGCACAGGGCGTTCTATTTTTAATTTTAGGGGTAGTTGCACTTGCATGCCTAGACTTTTCTGTAAGGGTTTATGGAAAAAATGAAAGAACTGTTGCTTTAACTTTTTATAGTATGCTTTTTACTGGTACTATTTTTTTTATTTTCTCTATAAATAACTTTCACAATATCCTTTTAAAAGATTTTTTAATTATGGTCAGTGCAGGATTGCTTGATGGAGTTGCAATGATGATATTAATTTATTCTTTAAGAAGAATAGAGGCATCTTTCTTCAGTATAACCCACTATTCTCAAATTATATTTGGTATCGTCATTAGTATTTTTATTTTTAACCACTATCCATCATCTATTGAGCTTTTGGGCGCAGCAATGATTATAGTTTCTGGTTATTTAATTTACGCGAAGTTAAAAAAATTAAATTGA
- a CDS encoding cytochrome b/b6/petD C-terminal domain-like protein (PFAM: Cytochrome b(N-terminal)/b6/petB) — protein sequence MGILNTTQSYGFISILFHWLMATILLATFLLGLNLEDNFQNYDAVLMLHNSLGILIFLLAIFRICWRWINIRPEPLSSKKILIKLATFIHILFYVIFFIMPLSGYLLTNLQGDVVNFFGNHLPEILERNRDMKRVVHSIHDLLGNIILAMLALHVIGALYHHYWLKDNTLKRIYFFNKIKANQE from the coding sequence ATGGGAATATTAAATACAACTCAATCATATGGATTTATTAGTATTTTATTCCATTGGCTAATGGCCACCATTCTTCTTGCAACATTTTTATTAGGATTAAATCTTGAAGATAATTTTCAAAATTATGACGCTGTTTTAATGCTTCATAATAGTCTGGGGATCTTAATTTTCTTGTTAGCAATTTTTAGGATTTGTTGGAGATGGATAAATATACGACCCGAACCTCTTTCTTCTAAAAAAATTTTGATAAAGTTAGCAACTTTCATTCATATCTTATTTTACGTCATATTTTTTATAATGCCGCTCTCGGGGTATCTGCTGACCAATCTACAAGGTGATGTTGTAAATTTTTTTGGAAACCATCTACCTGAGATTTTAGAAAGAAATAGAGATATGAAAAGAGTTGTTCATTCTATACATGATTTATTAGGAAATATAATTTTAGCTATGCTAGCTTTACATGTCATCGGTGCGTTGTATCATCACTATTGGTTAAAAGATAATACTTTAAAAAGAATATACTTTTTTAATAAAATTAAAGCCAATCAGGAATAG
- a CDS encoding Pyridoxal-phosphate dependent enzyme (PFAM: Pyridoxal-phosphate dependent enzyme): MNNSMIDLIGNTPLIKLKYPSELTGCNIYGKAEFMNPGGSVKDRAALGIIQNAEEKKLIEPGGTVVEGTFGNTGIALTMINNARGYKTIIVMPDAASLEKRDILRNLGAELRIVEVKPYKDPGNYQHISRRLAEELQAKGEGSVIWANQFDNTANYQFHAKTTAREIYNQLDGKIDGFTCAIGTGGTLAGTSVGLKELNPDIKIACTDPQGATMYRYFKDSVLEVTGDPSETEGIGQARVTKNVEACLIDMAYHISDKEAFELLYKLIKTEGLFLGTSCGVNIAGAMQMAKEMGPGKNIVTILCDDAYKYFSKMFNKDFLKSKNLPIPDWL; encoded by the coding sequence ATGAATAATTCGATGATTGATTTAATTGGCAACACTCCTTTGATTAAATTGAAATATCCGTCTGAGTTGACGGGTTGTAATATTTATGGAAAAGCTGAATTTATGAATCCTGGTGGCTCAGTAAAAGATCGAGCCGCATTAGGCATTATTCAAAATGCTGAAGAAAAAAAATTAATTGAACCTGGTGGCACTGTTGTGGAAGGCACTTTTGGAAATACTGGTATCGCCCTTACAATGATTAATAATGCTCGAGGTTATAAAACAATCATCGTCATGCCAGACGCAGCGTCTCTAGAAAAACGCGATATATTAAGAAATTTAGGCGCAGAACTGAGAATAGTAGAAGTTAAACCATACAAAGACCCGGGTAATTATCAGCATATTTCCAGAAGATTAGCAGAAGAATTACAGGCCAAAGGTGAGGGATCAGTGATCTGGGCCAATCAATTTGATAATACGGCAAATTATCAATTTCATGCAAAAACGACTGCTAGAGAAATTTATAATCAATTAGATGGAAAAATTGATGGTTTTACTTGTGCTATTGGTACGGGTGGAACTTTAGCTGGAACGTCAGTGGGCTTAAAAGAATTAAACCCTGATATAAAAATTGCTTGCACAGATCCTCAGGGCGCTACTATGTACCGTTATTTTAAAGACTCAGTTTTAGAAGTGACTGGCGATCCCTCTGAGACAGAAGGCATAGGTCAGGCAAGGGTTACTAAAAACGTTGAAGCGTGTCTGATTGATATGGCATATCATATCTCTGATAAAGAGGCATTCGAGCTTTTATATAAATTAATAAAAACCGAAGGTTTGTTTTTAGGAACAAGTTGTGGAGTTAATATTGCTGGGGCCATGCAAATGGCAAAAGAAATGGGCCCTGGTAAAAATATTGTCACAATTTTGTGTGATGATGCTTATAAGTATTTTAGTAAGATGTTTAATAAAGATTTTTTAAAATCAAAAAATCTTCCTATTCCTGATTGGCTTTAA
- a CDS encoding pyridoxal phosphate-dependent enzyme (PFAM: Cys/Met metabolism PLP-dependent enzyme), producing MKKKFNTKVIHSGHGSDNETGAVMPPIHLSSTFKQKKPGDFQYEYARTKNPSRDILEKLLASIESGKQAFAFSSGMAAINTVCDLFGENYHVICSDDVYGGTRRLFDKVKTNIDVTYVDFDTNVNWDDIVTERTKFVWAETPSNPLMKIIDIKNTAEIAHGFNLPVICDNTFASPYNQRPLELGADLVVSSSTKYLGGHSDIVGGSIVIKDQDLYAEKISYLQNAVGAIPSPFDCYLLTRSIKTLSVRMQKHNENGEKVANFLESHPKVIKIHYPGTDQKYKSIASKQMSGFGGMMSIVLDTNLEGVNTFLSHLKIFTLAESLGGVESLIEHPAIMTHASIDKKIRDSLGISDSLLRLSVGIEDVEDIIDDLNQALDTI from the coding sequence GTGAAAAAAAAGTTTAATACAAAAGTTATTCACTCAGGCCATGGTTCTGATAATGAAACTGGAGCGGTGATGCCTCCCATACATCTATCATCAACTTTTAAACAAAAAAAACCTGGAGACTTTCAATATGAATATGCTCGAACAAAAAACCCCTCTCGAGATATCTTAGAAAAATTATTAGCTTCAATTGAATCTGGAAAACAAGCCTTTGCATTTTCTTCTGGAATGGCGGCGATTAATACAGTTTGTGATTTATTTGGTGAAAATTATCATGTGATTTGCTCTGATGATGTTTATGGGGGCACCAGAAGATTATTCGATAAAGTTAAAACGAATATTGACGTTACTTATGTTGATTTTGACACCAATGTTAATTGGGATGATATTGTAACAGAACGTACCAAGTTTGTTTGGGCTGAAACCCCATCTAATCCCTTAATGAAAATTATAGATATTAAAAATACAGCCGAAATTGCACATGGTTTTAATTTACCGGTTATTTGCGATAACACTTTTGCTTCTCCTTATAACCAACGACCTTTAGAGCTTGGGGCAGATTTGGTTGTTAGTTCTTCTACAAAATATTTGGGTGGTCACTCAGATATCGTTGGGGGGTCGATAGTAATTAAAGATCAAGATCTATACGCAGAAAAAATCTCGTACCTTCAAAATGCTGTAGGGGCTATCCCATCACCTTTTGACTGTTACTTACTTACTCGCAGTATCAAAACACTTTCTGTGCGAATGCAAAAGCATAATGAAAATGGAGAGAAGGTAGCTAATTTTTTAGAGTCACATCCAAAGGTTATTAAAATTCATTATCCTGGAACAGATCAAAAATATAAATCAATTGCCTCAAAGCAAATGAGTGGATTTGGGGGGATGATGTCGATTGTTCTTGATACCAATTTAGAGGGAGTTAATACATTTCTCTCTCATTTAAAAATTTTTACACTCGCAGAAAGCTTAGGTGGTGTTGAAAGTTTAATTGAACATCCCGCAATTATGACCCATGCATCAATTGACAAAAAAATTCGAGATAGTTTGGGTATCTCAGATAGCCTTTTACGCTTATCAGTTGGTATTGAAGACGTTGAAGATATTATTGATGATCTAAATCAAGCTTTAGATACTATTTAA
- a CDS encoding Na+/melibiose symporter-like transporter gives MPLKSLFAYSFQSFYLAGSFLLLFIFLPSFYNLSVGFALSTVGMIILISRVFDVFSDFIIGYLTERRFIKGLPKKNQILLGIFVFIFSIIGLYIIQPNNYYWFIFYYNLALVSYSIAIIPYDSIVIDQKKIQHRRFYIAAIKEIFTILGVLAALIIPTALSKILSVELLNQEVIKITGLIIIILAIIGSILFYLFFEEDNQFHSKFISLKEIKLYLSQNKKISPFAVITFLNLLANNFTANLFIIFVSSYLGLSNYAGPLLILYFLITLISTPVWYHFGKTFSNMFLLQVGTIISIVGFFFVLFTNDNHWYLYLIVVLITGFGVGIDLIVPQTELAEILDQNTQNRLSQIFTALFSMIRKAAIGLAGGIALTGYGYLESNNIVIYQGLSNIMIFYFFIPITIKVIVLLLVMRYRSKFHVSNRE, from the coding sequence ATGCCATTAAAATCCTTATTTGCCTATAGTTTTCAGTCTTTTTACCTAGCGGGCAGTTTTTTACTTTTATTTATATTTTTACCAAGTTTTTACAATTTATCGGTTGGTTTCGCGTTGAGTACGGTTGGGATGATTATTTTAATTTCAAGAGTATTCGACGTATTTTCAGATTTTATTATCGGCTATCTTACTGAACGAAGATTTATCAAAGGCCTACCAAAAAAAAATCAAATCTTATTAGGTATTTTTGTTTTTATTTTTTCGATTATCGGTCTTTATATTATTCAACCAAATAATTATTACTGGTTTATTTTTTATTATAATTTGGCACTTGTTAGTTACTCCATAGCAATTATCCCATATGACTCAATTGTTATAGATCAAAAGAAAATACAACATCGCCGATTTTACATTGCTGCAATAAAAGAGATATTTACTATTCTTGGAGTTTTAGCCGCATTAATTATCCCAACGGCTCTATCTAAAATTTTATCTGTTGAACTATTAAATCAAGAAGTAATCAAAATTACGGGCTTAATTATTATTATTTTAGCAATAATTGGGTCTATATTGTTCTATCTTTTTTTTGAGGAAGATAATCAATTTCATTCAAAATTTATTTCTTTGAAAGAAATTAAATTATATTTAAGTCAAAATAAAAAAATATCCCCTTTTGCTGTGATTACATTTTTAAACCTACTCGCAAATAATTTTACTGCAAACTTATTCATTATTTTTGTATCAAGTTATTTAGGCTTATCAAATTATGCAGGCCCTTTGCTAATTTTATATTTTTTAATTACTCTAATTTCTACTCCAGTTTGGTATCATTTTGGTAAAACTTTCTCGAATATGTTTCTTCTCCAAGTTGGAACAATCATTTCTATTGTTGGATTTTTCTTTGTGTTATTCACCAATGATAATCATTGGTATTTATATTTAATTGTGGTTCTGATTACAGGTTTTGGTGTTGGCATAGATTTAATTGTCCCTCAAACAGAATTAGCTGAAATTCTTGATCAGAATACTCAAAATCGATTATCTCAAATTTTTACAGCATTATTTTCTATGATCCGTAAAGCAGCTATTGGTTTAGCAGGAGGTATTGCATTAACAGGATATGGTTATTTAGAAAGCAATAATATCGTTATTTATCAGGGATTATCAAATATTATGATTTTTTATTTTTTTATTCCCATCACAATTAAAGTGATCGTATTACTACTAGTTATGAGATATAGAAGTAAATTCCATGTCTCAAATAGAGAGTAA
- a CDS encoding Sulfite exporter TauE/SafE (PFAM: Sulfite exporter TauE/SafE), producing the protein MLVSSYSMTILVYIFFVYVLCGVIKGSIGFGMPTVSISLLSFVLDVKIIIALILVPTLVVNVYQLSRGGNFKKIISETKYFLFFSTIFIFPGAYLLKIINSNFIILFIATILIINSALFLLKIKFKLPFHDKPVSQIIVGSINGVIIGMTSIYTMPLVFLLQSLNYNKNTTIQFLGIAFFLYPLGQIISFSNFDLINKEIVINSLIILVPIFCGLFIGQKIRYQISEALFQKFFYIMLLFMSTVILINFF; encoded by the coding sequence ATGCTAGTTTCATCTTACTCTATGACCATTCTGGTATACATATTTTTTGTGTACGTGCTTTGCGGTGTCATTAAAGGAAGTATTGGTTTTGGAATGCCAACCGTTTCAATTTCTCTTTTGTCTTTTGTTTTAGATGTAAAAATTATTATCGCACTTATTTTAGTTCCCACTCTTGTTGTCAATGTTTACCAATTAAGTAGAGGCGGAAATTTTAAAAAAATTATCAGTGAAACAAAATATTTTTTATTTTTTTCTACTATTTTTATTTTTCCTGGGGCTTATTTACTAAAAATAATTAATTCAAATTTTATTATTTTATTTATAGCTACAATTTTAATAATCAATTCTGCTTTATTTCTTTTAAAGATAAAGTTTAAACTACCCTTCCATGATAAACCTGTTTCCCAAATTATAGTTGGATCAATAAATGGAGTTATTATTGGTATGACAAGCATATACACGATGCCATTAGTATTTTTACTGCAGTCTCTCAACTACAATAAAAATACAACTATTCAGTTTCTAGGAATTGCTTTTTTTCTGTATCCTCTTGGGCAAATAATTTCATTTTCTAATTTTGATTTAATTAATAAAGAAATTGTTATTAATTCTTTGATTATTTTAGTACCCATTTTTTGTGGCCTATTTATTGGTCAAAAAATAAGATATCAAATATCAGAAGCTTTATTCCAAAAATTTTTCTACATTATGCTTCTCTTTATGAGTACCGTTATTTTAATAAATTTCTTTTAA
- a CDS encoding ABC-type tungstate transport system, permease protein, giving the protein MLKIKILLLILILSISNSFSRDYIVVQSTTSTANTGLLDVLSEEFFQDTGIEIRAVAVGTGTAISNAKKGDGDVLMVHSKVDELKFVQDGFGVERFDLMYNDFVIVGPNHDPAKIKDKKNISEVMKILSNPNYKFISRDDFSGTHKKELSLWHESEISIPSDSSYIKSGSGMASTINIASEMQSYTLTDRGTWIAFQNKNNLDILFENDKSLFNPYGVIAVSPEKFPHVEYEKSNRFIEWLLKGRGNNIISNYTIEGQKLFFTYNKNN; this is encoded by the coding sequence ATGCTTAAAATTAAAATACTATTGCTAATATTAATACTCTCCATCAGTAATTCCTTTTCTAGAGACTACATTGTTGTGCAATCCACAACAAGTACGGCAAATACCGGTTTGCTTGATGTGTTGAGTGAAGAATTTTTTCAAGATACTGGAATTGAAATTCGAGCAGTAGCTGTCGGAACCGGTACAGCAATTTCAAATGCAAAAAAAGGAGATGGTGATGTTTTAATGGTTCATTCTAAAGTTGATGAATTAAAATTTGTACAAGATGGTTTTGGTGTTGAGCGATTTGACTTAATGTACAATGACTTCGTAATAGTAGGACCAAATCATGATCCTGCAAAAATTAAAGATAAAAAAAATATATCTGAGGTAATGAAAATTCTATCAAACCCAAATTATAAATTTATTTCGAGAGATGATTTTTCTGGTACACATAAAAAAGAATTATCTCTTTGGCATGAATCTGAAATAAGCATCCCTTCAGACAGTTCATACATTAAATCAGGAAGTGGAATGGCTAGTACAATCAATATTGCGAGTGAAATGCAATCTTATACTTTAACTGACCGTGGAACTTGGATTGCTTTTCAAAATAAAAATAATTTAGATATATTATTCGAAAATGATAAATCTCTTTTTAACCCTTATGGTGTTATTGCAGTTAGCCCAGAAAAGTTTCCGCATGTAGAATATGAAAAATCTAATAGATTTATTGAATGGCTCTTAAAGGGCAGGGGTAATAACATTATTTCTAACTATACTATAGAGGGCCAAAAATTATTTTTTACATATAACAAAAACAATTAA